The following proteins come from a genomic window of Pseudomonas sp. J452:
- a CDS encoding RND family transporter, which produces MSTMSNHHQDKATFLERLIFNNRPIVITLCLLVTALLLWQASMIRPSTSFEKMIPLDHPFIQKMMEHRNDLANLGNTVRISVEAKDGDIFSKEYMETLKQIHDEVFYISGVDRSGLKSLWSPSVRWTEVTEEGFDGGEVIPQTYDGSPQSLEELRGNVLKSGQVGRLVANNFKSSIVDVPLLESYPNPENQSELLKLDYRQFSHELEDKIRTKFQAQNPNVQIHIVGFAKKVGDLIDGLIMVVAFFGIALVITLVLLYWFSWCIRSTISVVSTTLIAVIWQLGLMHLVGFGLDPYSMLVPFLIFAIGISHGVQKINGIALQSSDADNALTAARRTFRQLFLPGMIAILVDAVGFITLLVIDIGVIRELAIGASIGVGVIVFTNLILLPVAISYIGISKKAVERSKKDACREHPFWRLLSNFAHPVVAPISVVIALTAGIGGFWYQKANLQIGDLDQGAPELRSDSRYNQDNNFIISNYSTSSDVLVVMVKTPNEGCSTHGTLAPMDELMWRMENTEGVQSAISMVSVSKQVIKGMNEGNLKWETLSRNPDVLNNSIARADGLYNADCSLAPVLVFLNDHKAETLKRAVGVAQEFAKEHNKDGLEFILAAGNAGIEAATNEVIAKSELIILVLVYVCVAVMCLITFRSFGAMLCIILPLILTSILGNALMAWLGIGVKVATLPVIALGVGIGVDYGIYIYSRLESFLRAGMTLQEAYYQTLKSTGKAVLFTGLCLAIGVVTWIFSAIKFQADMGLMLTFMLLWNMFGALWLLPALARFLIKPEKLAGKVGGSLFAH; this is translated from the coding sequence ATGAGTACGATGAGTAACCATCACCAGGACAAGGCAACCTTTCTGGAACGCCTGATTTTCAACAACCGGCCGATAGTGATCACGCTCTGTCTGCTGGTCACTGCGCTCCTGCTCTGGCAGGCCTCGATGATTCGTCCCTCGACCAGTTTCGAGAAGATGATTCCGCTGGATCACCCCTTCATCCAGAAGATGATGGAGCACCGCAACGACCTGGCCAACCTCGGTAATACCGTGCGTATTTCCGTGGAAGCCAAGGATGGTGACATCTTCAGCAAGGAATACATGGAGACGCTCAAGCAGATCCATGACGAGGTGTTCTACATCTCCGGCGTCGATCGTTCCGGCTTGAAGTCGCTGTGGAGTCCCAGCGTGCGCTGGACCGAGGTGACCGAAGAGGGCTTCGATGGCGGCGAAGTGATCCCGCAGACCTACGACGGTTCGCCGCAGAGCCTGGAAGAGTTGCGCGGCAACGTGCTCAAGTCCGGTCAGGTCGGTCGCCTGGTGGCGAACAACTTCAAGTCCAGCATCGTCGATGTGCCGCTGCTGGAGTCCTACCCGAACCCGGAAAACCAGAGCGAGCTGCTCAAGCTCGACTATCGCCAGTTCTCCCACGAGCTGGAAGACAAGATCCGCACCAAGTTCCAGGCACAGAACCCCAATGTGCAGATCCACATTGTCGGTTTTGCCAAGAAGGTCGGTGACCTGATCGATGGCCTGATCATGGTCGTGGCGTTCTTCGGTATCGCCCTGGTCATCACCCTGGTCCTGCTGTACTGGTTCAGCTGGTGTATCCGTTCCACCATCTCGGTGGTCTCGACCACCCTGATCGCGGTGATCTGGCAGCTGGGCCTGATGCACCTGGTCGGCTTCGGTCTCGACCCCTACTCGATGCTGGTGCCGTTCCTGATCTTCGCCATCGGTATTTCCCATGGCGTGCAGAAGATCAACGGTATCGCCCTGCAATCGAGTGATGCGGACAACGCCCTGACCGCCGCACGTCGTACGTTCCGCCAGCTGTTCCTGCCGGGGATGATTGCCATCCTGGTGGACGCCGTCGGCTTCATCACCCTGCTGGTGATCGATATCGGCGTAATCCGCGAGCTGGCCATTGGCGCTTCCATCGGTGTCGGCGTGATCGTCTTCACCAACCTGATTCTGCTGCCGGTAGCGATTTCCTACATCGGTATCAGCAAGAAGGCGGTCGAGCGCAGCAAGAAGGACGCCTGCCGCGAGCATCCGTTCTGGCGCCTGCTGTCCAACTTCGCCCATCCGGTGGTGGCGCCGATCTCGGTAGTCATCGCGCTGACGGCGGGTATTGGTGGCTTCTGGTACCAGAAGGCCAACCTGCAGATCGGTGACCTCGATCAGGGTGCGCCGGAACTGCGTTCGGACTCGCGTTACAACCAGGACAACAACTTCATCATCAGCAACTATTCGACCAGTTCCGACGTACTGGTGGTGATGGTTAAGACGCCGAACGAAGGCTGCTCGACCCACGGCACCCTGGCGCCGATGGATGAGCTGATGTGGCGCATGGAGAACACCGAGGGCGTGCAGTCGGCCATTTCCATGGTCAGCGTGTCCAAGCAGGTGATCAAGGGCATGAACGAGGGCAACCTGAAATGGGAAACCCTGTCGCGCAACCCGGACGTGCTGAACAACTCCATCGCGCGTGCCGATGGCCTGTACAACGCCGATTGCTCGCTGGCGCCGGTGCTGGTGTTCCTCAACGACCACAAGGCGGAAACCCTCAAGCGCGCCGTGGGCGTGGCTCAGGAGTTCGCCAAGGAGCACAACAAGGACGGCCTGGAGTTCATCCTGGCAGCCGGTAACGCCGGTATCGAGGCGGCAACCAACGAGGTCATCGCCAAGTCCGAGCTGATCATCCTGGTGCTGGTGTACGTCTGCGTGGCGGTGATGTGTCTGATCACCTTCCGTTCGTTTGGCGCCATGCTGTGCATCATCCTGCCGCTGATCCTCACCTCCATCCTGGGTAACGCCCTGATGGCCTGGCTGGGTATCGGTGTGAAGGTGGCGACCCTGCCGGTGATCGCGCTGGGTGTGGGTATCGGTGTCGACTACGGCATCTACATCTACAGCCGCCTGGAGAGTTTCCTGCGTGCCGGCATGACCCTGCAGGAAGCCTACTACCAGACCCTGAAGTCCACCGGTAAGGCCGTACTGTTCACCGGTCTGTGCCTGGCCATCGGTGTGGTGACCTGGATCTTCTCGGCGATCAAGTTCCAGGCCGACATGGGTCTGATGCTGACCTTCATGCTGCTGTGGAACATGTTCGGTGCCCTGTGGCT
- a CDS encoding YCF48-related protein: MREPALRPTRSGNLHSVQVSNRLLSPLAKALSLLGVVSALALTAPMQAVAAEASAVFSIESPKAVSSLLLDIAHAGKRLVAVGDRGHILFSDDSGRNWVQARVPSRQMLTGVFFVDDKKGWAVGHDAQILATTDGGANWTLQHEDLEREAPLLDIWFQDENRGYAVGAYGALLETSDAGKTWNDVSDRLDNEDGYHLNGIAAVKDAGLFVVGEQGSMFRSADWGQTWERVTGPYEGSLFGAQGTTSPNTLLVYGLRGNLFRSADFGNTWQALQLRSDSGVLEFGLAGSSLLKDGSVVIVGHGGSVLKSTDAGRSFSVVNRSDRASLAGVTDDAAGNLVLVGQGGALLATENGATAGQQQ; encoded by the coding sequence ATGCGTGAGCCCGCTCTGCGGCCCACCCGCTCCGGCAACCTGCACTCCGTTCAGGTTTCCAACCGTCTTCTATCACCGCTGGCAAAGGCTTTGTCTTTGCTCGGTGTCGTCTCCGCTCTGGCGTTGACCGCACCTATGCAGGCCGTCGCAGCGGAAGCTTCGGCGGTGTTCTCCATCGAATCGCCCAAGGCTGTCAGCAGCCTGCTGCTGGACATCGCCCATGCCGGCAAGCGTCTGGTGGCGGTAGGTGATCGTGGTCATATCCTGTTTTCCGACGACTCCGGACGCAACTGGGTGCAGGCCCGTGTGCCGTCCCGGCAGATGCTCACCGGTGTGTTCTTTGTCGATGACAAGAAAGGCTGGGCCGTCGGTCACGATGCGCAGATCCTCGCGACCACCGACGGTGGTGCCAACTGGACCCTGCAGCACGAAGACCTCGAGCGTGAAGCGCCGTTGCTGGATATCTGGTTCCAGGATGAGAACCGTGGCTATGCCGTGGGTGCCTATGGTGCGTTGCTGGAAACCAGCGATGCCGGCAAGACCTGGAACGATGTCAGTGATCGCCTGGACAACGAAGACGGCTATCACCTGAACGGCATTGCCGCCGTCAAGGATGCCGGCCTGTTCGTGGTGGGCGAGCAGGGCAGCATGTTCCGCTCCGCCGACTGGGGGCAGACCTGGGAACGCGTGACCGGCCCGTATGAAGGTTCGCTGTTTGGCGCGCAAGGCACGACCAGCCCGAACACCCTGCTGGTCTATGGCCTGCGTGGCAATCTGTTCCGCTCGGCCGACTTCGGTAATACCTGGCAAGCCCTGCAGCTGCGCTCCGACTCCGGCGTGCTGGAATTCGGTCTGGCTGGCAGCAGCCTGCTCAAGGATGGCTCCGTGGTCATCGTTGGGCATGGTGGCAGCGTGCTGAAGAGCACGGATGCCGGGCGCAGCTTCTCCGTGGTCAACCGTTCCGATCGTGCCTCGCTGGCCGGTGTGACGGATGATGCGGCAGGCAACCTGGTCCTCGTCGGTCAAGGTGGCGCGCTGCTCGCGACAGAGAATGGCGCCACAGCGGGCCAACAACAATAA
- a CDS encoding DUF1329 domain-containing protein, with translation MLKGIFAAGLLVCLSNVMAAVSPQEADKLGVSLMPLGGEKAANAAGTIPAWNGGITQPPASYAGAGQHHVDPFADDKPLFTITQANLEQYKANLTAGQIALFKAYPDSFQIPVYPSRRTASAPQWVYDNTRKNASAATLLKDGNGFSGAYGGIPFPIAQNGVEALWNHIARYRGTYAVRQSSDASVQRNGSYGLVTVRQEALFNYYLQNGSVADLDNLLFYYMAETKAPARLAGGALLVHETLDQVTQARQAWAYAAGQRRVRRAPNVAYDTPLTTADNLMTADDKDMFNGSPDRYDWQLLGKREIYIPYNNYRLSSPQVKYEQLIKPGHLNPQYTRYELHRVWVVEGKLKAGARHVYGKRTLYLDEDSWQAAAVDQYDSRGELWRVSLAYLKNYYELPTTWSALDVFHDLQSGRYYVQNLDNEERGTSDFSQPTPQASHFSVATLRRLGTR, from the coding sequence ATGTTGAAAGGAATTTTCGCGGCGGGCCTGCTGGTGTGCCTGTCGAATGTCATGGCGGCCGTGTCGCCGCAGGAAGCGGACAAGCTTGGGGTCAGCTTGATGCCGCTGGGTGGCGAGAAGGCAGCGAATGCCGCAGGCACCATCCCCGCCTGGAACGGTGGCATTACCCAGCCGCCGGCCAGTTACGCCGGCGCCGGGCAGCACCATGTCGATCCGTTTGCGGACGATAAGCCGCTGTTCACCATCACCCAGGCCAATCTGGAACAGTACAAGGCTAATCTGACCGCGGGCCAGATCGCCCTGTTCAAGGCTTATCCGGACAGCTTCCAGATTCCGGTCTACCCGAGCCGCCGCACTGCGTCGGCGCCGCAGTGGGTGTATGACAACACGCGCAAGAACGCCAGCGCAGCCACCCTGTTGAAGGACGGCAACGGTTTCTCCGGCGCTTACGGCGGCATTCCCTTTCCGATTGCCCAGAATGGCGTCGAAGCGCTGTGGAACCATATCGCGCGTTATCGCGGCACCTATGCGGTGCGTCAGTCCTCGGATGCCAGCGTGCAGCGCAACGGCAGCTACGGCCTGGTGACCGTGCGCCAGGAGGCGTTGTTCAATTACTACCTGCAGAACGGCTCGGTCGCCGATCTGGACAATCTGCTGTTCTATTACATGGCAGAGACCAAGGCGCCGGCGCGTCTGGCCGGTGGCGCTTTGCTGGTGCATGAGACCCTGGATCAGGTCACTCAGGCGCGTCAGGCCTGGGCCTATGCCGCCGGTCAGCGGCGCGTGCGGCGGGCGCCGAACGTGGCGTATGACACCCCGCTGACCACCGCCGACAACCTGATGACCGCCGACGACAAGGATATGTTCAACGGCTCGCCGGATCGTTACGACTGGCAGTTGCTGGGCAAGCGCGAGATCTACATTCCGTACAACAACTACCGACTGTCCAGCCCACAGGTGAAGTACGAGCAGCTGATCAAGCCGGGTCATCTCAATCCGCAGTACACCCGTTACGAGTTGCACCGGGTCTGGGTGGTCGAGGGCAAGCTGAAGGCGGGCGCCCGCCATGTGTATGGCAAGCGGACTCTGTACCTCGACGAGGACAGCTGGCAGGCCGCCGCCGTCGACCAGTACGACAGTCGCGGCGAACTGTGGCGCGTCTCGCTGGCCTATCTGAAGAACTACTACGAGTTGCCGACCACCTGGTCGGCGCTGGATGTGTTCCATGATCTGCAATCCGGGCGCTATTACGTGCAGAACCTGGATAACGAAGAGCGCGGCACCAGTGACTTCAGTCAGCCCACGCCGCAAGCCAGTCACTTCTCGGTGGCAACCCTGCGGCGCCTCGGTACGCGTTGA
- a CDS encoding DUF1329 domain-containing protein: MLKKRSLIGAAVALTLYAGGALAAVAPQDIAKLGSSLTPFGAEKAGNAAGTIPAWTGGITQAPAGYAGKGKHHVDPFPDDKPLFTITKANLEQYKDQLTAGQIALFNNYPDSFQMPIYPTRRSGSAPQWVYDNSIKNAATAKLVEGGNGFADAYGGIPFPIPQSGVEALWNHIVRYRGSYIVRRSAEVAVQRNGAYSPVVSEQEALFRYYDPKSAYAELDNILFYYLSFTKSPARLAGGAALVHETLDQVKEQRQAWAYSAGQRRVRRAPNLAYDTPIAASEGLRTADDTDMFNGAPDRYDWKLLGKKEIYIPYNNYKISSPEVKYSDLLQVGHVNPALTRNELHRVWVVEGTLKPGARHIYSKRTLYLDEDSWQAAVVDQYDGRNELWRVSIAYLKNYYDLPTTWSAMEAYHDLQGRRYHVQNLDSEEPGTVDFFQKVPEDSQFTPSALRRRGTR; this comes from the coding sequence ATGTTGAAGAAACGCTCGCTGATCGGCGCGGCGGTGGCCCTGACCCTGTACGCAGGCGGTGCGCTGGCTGCAGTCGCACCGCAGGATATCGCCAAGCTGGGTTCCAGCCTGACCCCCTTCGGGGCAGAGAAGGCCGGCAACGCCGCCGGCACCATTCCCGCATGGACCGGCGGCATCACCCAGGCCCCGGCTGGGTACGCGGGCAAGGGCAAGCACCATGTCGATCCGTTCCCGGACGATAAGCCGCTGTTCACCATCACCAAGGCCAATCTGGAGCAGTACAAGGACCAGCTGACGGCGGGGCAGATCGCCCTGTTCAACAACTATCCGGACAGCTTCCAGATGCCGATCTACCCGACCCGGCGCTCGGGCTCGGCGCCGCAGTGGGTGTACGACAACAGCATCAAGAATGCCGCCACTGCCAAGCTGGTCGAGGGTGGCAACGGTTTCGCCGATGCCTACGGTGGCATTCCCTTCCCGATTCCGCAGAGCGGCGTCGAGGCGCTGTGGAACCATATCGTGCGCTATCGCGGCAGCTATATCGTGCGTCGCTCGGCGGAAGTGGCGGTGCAGCGCAATGGCGCCTATTCGCCGGTGGTGTCCGAGCAGGAGGCGTTGTTCCGCTACTACGACCCGAAAAGCGCCTACGCCGAGCTGGACAACATCCTGTTCTATTACCTGTCCTTCACCAAGAGCCCGGCGCGCCTGGCCGGTGGTGCGGCGCTGGTCCACGAGACCCTCGATCAGGTCAAGGAACAGCGCCAGGCCTGGGCCTACAGCGCCGGTCAGCGCCGTGTGCGGCGTGCGCCGAACCTGGCCTACGACACGCCGATTGCCGCCTCCGAGGGGCTGCGTACCGCCGATGACACCGACATGTTCAACGGTGCGCCGGATCGCTACGACTGGAAGCTGCTGGGCAAGAAGGAAATCTACATTCCCTACAACAACTACAAGATCTCCAGCCCGGAGGTGAAGTACAGCGACCTGCTGCAGGTCGGTCACGTCAATCCGGCACTGACGCGCAACGAGCTGCACCGGGTCTGGGTGGTCGAGGGCACGCTGAAGCCCGGTGCGCGGCACATCTACTCCAAGCGCACCCTGTACCTCGACGAGGACAGCTGGCAGGCCGCGGTGGTCGACCAGTACGACGGGCGCAACGAGCTGTGGCGCGTGTCGATCGCCTACCTGAAGAACTACTACGACCTGCCCACCACCTGGTCGGCGATGGAGGCCTACCACGACCTGCAGGGGCGCCGTTACCACGTGCAGAACCTCGATAGCGAGGAGCCGGGCACCGTCGATTTCTTCCAGAAAGTCCCCGAGGACAGTCAGTTCACGCCTTCCGCCCTGCGTCGCCGCGGTACCCGCTGA
- a CDS encoding DUF1302 domain-containing protein: MDMPLRKSSLSLAPASAGFALAGLLPFLLAVPAQAVEFSVADDEISGSLDTTVSYGQLYRVQGQDKSNDDTNGNDGNRNFDTGLVSEVFKLTSELEANYQNYGLFVRGTAFYDTQIMDKRNDNDDYRPSQGYPNNNHFTDETRHKAGRDAQILDAYVYGNWDVGDMPLTVKVGSQVFNWGEGIFYRGGINTTNPVDAAKFRLPGAELKEVLVPVEAFNFNIGLTDNLSLESFYQWNWKESAIDPVGTYFSETDLFAAGGSTAYTVYDNPLVSTVMAAYQAETASGLVGNGPFGPNAYLNSTTNTFKVANVGGDINAKNDGQYGFALRYVAEELNLTEFGFYYINYHAKEPQIAVDMGDYQGVDMAALGAAQGPFAPAVATLDAASNAIARREYVEDVRVYGFSFNTTIGEASVFGELAYRPNLPVGLSATNDLLGDLLGQGFFGQTNIYDGGVSGDQACAAISGKQLCRSPIFHNYERVEAYNASLGTIYNFGAGLSFDSLFGVAELASEHVRASSLSYTAYDGSERGFAGRPNGAYVSGYDDADQISRDAYGYTMALYGTWNDVYAGVNLSPFAVFKNNFQGNSHQTGNFVEGAMAYTVGMSASYLNSLEAELQYTEFYGGGQNNSGRDRDNVGINVKYSF, encoded by the coding sequence ATGGATATGCCTTTGCGCAAATCTTCACTGAGCCTGGCGCCTGCCAGTGCGGGTTTCGCCCTGGCGGGACTCTTACCTTTTCTACTGGCAGTGCCGGCGCAGGCAGTGGAATTCAGCGTCGCCGACGACGAAATCAGCGGTTCGCTGGACACCACGGTTTCCTATGGCCAGCTGTACCGGGTGCAGGGTCAGGACAAGAGCAACGACGACACCAACGGCAACGACGGTAACCGCAACTTCGATACCGGTCTGGTTTCCGAGGTGTTCAAGCTCACCTCCGAGCTGGAAGCCAACTACCAGAACTACGGTCTGTTCGTGCGTGGCACGGCGTTCTATGACACGCAGATCATGGACAAGCGCAACGACAACGACGACTACCGGCCCAGCCAGGGTTACCCGAACAACAACCACTTCACCGATGAGACCCGGCACAAGGCCGGGCGCGATGCGCAGATCCTCGATGCCTATGTGTATGGCAACTGGGATGTGGGTGATATGCCGCTGACCGTCAAGGTCGGCAGCCAGGTGTTCAACTGGGGCGAGGGCATCTTCTACCGTGGCGGGATCAACACCACCAACCCGGTGGATGCGGCCAAGTTCCGCCTGCCGGGCGCAGAGCTGAAAGAAGTGCTGGTGCCGGTCGAGGCCTTCAACTTCAATATCGGCCTGACCGACAACCTGTCGCTGGAGTCCTTCTACCAGTGGAACTGGAAGGAGAGTGCGATCGACCCGGTCGGTACCTACTTCTCCGAGACCGATCTGTTCGCCGCGGGCGGCAGTACCGCCTACACCGTGTATGACAACCCGCTGGTCAGCACAGTGATGGCCGCTTACCAGGCAGAGACCGCCTCCGGCCTGGTGGGCAACGGACCCTTCGGGCCGAATGCTTATCTGAATTCCACTACCAATACGTTCAAAGTGGCCAATGTCGGCGGCGACATCAACGCCAAGAATGACGGCCAGTACGGCTTCGCCCTGCGCTATGTGGCCGAGGAGCTGAACCTGACCGAGTTCGGCTTCTACTACATCAATTACCACGCCAAGGAGCCGCAGATTGCGGTGGACATGGGCGACTATCAGGGCGTCGACATGGCTGCCCTGGGTGCCGCGCAGGGGCCGTTCGCCCCGGCGGTCGCCACCCTCGACGCCGCCAGCAATGCCATCGCCCGCCGCGAGTATGTCGAAGACGTCCGCGTCTACGGCTTCAGCTTCAACACCACCATCGGCGAGGCGTCGGTATTCGGCGAGCTGGCTTACCGGCCCAATCTGCCGGTTGGCCTGAGCGCCACCAACGACCTGCTGGGTGACCTGCTGGGGCAGGGCTTCTTCGGCCAGACCAACATCTACGATGGCGGCGTATCGGGTGACCAGGCCTGTGCGGCTATCTCCGGTAAACAGTTGTGCCGCAGCCCGATCTTCCATAACTACGAACGGGTCGAGGCTTACAACGCTTCGCTGGGCACCATCTACAACTTTGGCGCGGGGCTGAGTTTCGACTCGCTGTTCGGCGTGGCCGAACTGGCCTCCGAGCATGTGCGTGCCAGTAGCCTGAGCTACACCGCCTACGACGGCTCCGAACGTGGTTTCGCCGGGCGGCCCAATGGTGCCTACGTGTCCGGTTACGACGACGCGGATCAGATCAGCCGTGATGCCTATGGCTACACCATGGCCCTGTACGGCACCTGGAACGACGTCTATGCCGGGGTCAACCTGTCGCCTTTCGCCGTGTTCAAGAACAACTTCCAGGGCAACTCGCACCAGACCGGCAACTTCGTCGAAGGGGCCATGGCCTACACGGTCGGCATGAGTGCCAGTTACCTCAACAGCCTGGAAGCAGAGCTGCAGTACACCGAGTTCTACGGCGGCGGGCAGAACAACAGTGGCCGTGATCGCGACAACGTCGGGATCAACGTCAAGTATTCCTTCTAA
- the pepN gene encoding aminopeptidase N, whose amino-acid sequence MRTEQPKMIYLKDYQAPDYLIDETHLTFELYEDHTLVHAQLVMRRNPACGAGLPPLVLDGQQLELLSLALDDRELTAADYQLDDSHLTLQPTQERFVIDSSVRIHPESNTALEGLYKSSGMFCTQCEAEGFRKITYYLDRPDVMSKFTTTVSAEQHSYPVLLSNGNPIATGSEGDGRHWATWEDPFMKPAYLFALVAGDLWCVEDRFTTMSSREVTLRIYVEPENIDKVQHAMDSLKKSMKWDEQVYGREYDLDIFMIVAVNDFNMGAMENKGLNIFNSSCVLARAETATDAAHQRVEAVVAHEYFHNWSGNRVTCRDWFQLSLKEGFTVFRDSEFSADMNSRTVKRIEDVAYLRTHQFAEDAGPMAHPVRPDAYMEISNFYTLTIYEKGSEVLRMIHTLLGAETFRKGSDLYFERHDGQAVTCDDFVQAMEDASGVDLSQFKRWYTQAGTPRLEVSESYDAAANTYRLQFRQSCPATPGQAEKLPFVIPVELSLLDAEGRELPLQLVGEDQPVGSSRVLQVTQAEQAFTFVNLADKPLPSLLRGFSAPVKLSFPYSRDQLMFLMQHDSDGFNRWEAGQQLAVQVLQELIGQHQRGEALVLDQRLVTALRSVLENASLDQAMVAEMLSLPGEGYLTEISEVADVDAIHAAREFARSELASALFAPLWARYQANRELSRSTAYVAESTHFARRSLQNIALSYLMLTGKAEVLAACLEQFEVCDNMTERLAALAVLVNSSFTSERDAALQSFAEHFKDNALVMDQWFSVQAASTLPGGLARVQALMQHPAFTMKNPNKVRALIGAFAGQNLINFHAADGSGYRFLADQVISLNASNPQIASRQLGPLTRWRKYDASRQALMKAELERILASGELSSDVFEVVSKSLA is encoded by the coding sequence ATGCGTACCGAACAGCCGAAAATGATCTACCTCAAGGACTATCAGGCCCCCGACTACCTGATCGACGAGACCCATCTGACCTTCGAGCTGTACGAGGATCACACCCTGGTGCATGCCCAGTTGGTGATGCGCCGCAACCCGGCTTGCGGCGCCGGCCTGCCGCCGCTGGTGCTGGATGGTCAGCAGCTGGAGCTGCTGAGCCTGGCCCTGGATGACCGTGAGCTGACGGCCGCCGACTACCAGCTGGACGACAGCCACCTGACCCTGCAGCCGACCCAGGAACGCTTCGTCATCGACAGCAGCGTGCGCATCCACCCGGAAAGCAACACCGCGCTGGAAGGTCTGTACAAGTCCAGTGGCATGTTCTGCACCCAGTGCGAGGCCGAAGGTTTCCGCAAGATCACCTATTACCTCGACCGCCCGGACGTGATGAGCAAGTTCACCACGACCGTCAGCGCCGAGCAGCACAGCTACCCGGTACTGCTGTCCAACGGCAACCCGATCGCCACCGGCAGCGAAGGCGATGGCCGCCACTGGGCGACCTGGGAAGACCCGTTCATGAAACCGGCCTACCTGTTCGCCCTGGTCGCCGGCGACCTCTGGTGCGTGGAAGACCGCTTCACCACCATGAGCAGTCGTGAAGTCACCCTGCGCATCTATGTCGAACCGGAGAACATCGACAAGGTGCAGCACGCCATGGACAGCCTGAAGAAGTCGATGAAGTGGGACGAGCAGGTGTACGGCCGCGAGTACGACCTGGACATCTTCATGATCGTCGCGGTCAACGACTTCAACATGGGCGCCATGGAGAACAAGGGCCTCAACATCTTCAACTCCAGCTGCGTGCTGGCCCGTGCCGAGACCGCTACCGATGCCGCGCACCAGCGCGTGGAAGCGGTGGTGGCCCACGAATACTTCCACAACTGGTCGGGCAACCGCGTGACCTGCCGCGACTGGTTCCAGCTGTCGCTCAAGGAAGGCTTCACCGTGTTCCGCGACAGCGAATTCAGCGCCGACATGAACTCGCGCACGGTCAAGCGCATCGAGGACGTGGCCTACCTGCGTACCCACCAGTTCGCCGAGGACGCCGGCCCGATGGCCCACCCGGTGCGCCCGGATGCGTACATGGAGATCTCCAACTTCTACACCCTGACCATCTACGAGAAGGGTTCCGAAGTGCTGCGCATGATCCACACCCTGCTCGGCGCGGAGACCTTCCGCAAGGGTTCGGACCTGTATTTCGAGCGCCACGACGGCCAGGCGGTGACCTGCGATGATTTCGTCCAGGCCATGGAAGACGCCAGTGGCGTCGATCTGAGCCAGTTCAAGCGTTGGTACACCCAGGCCGGCACGCCGCGCCTGGAAGTCAGCGAAAGCTACGACGCGGCGGCCAACACTTACCGCCTGCAATTCCGCCAGAGCTGCCCGGCCACGCCGGGGCAAGCCGAGAAGCTGCCGTTCGTTATCCCGGTCGAGCTGTCGCTGCTGGATGCCGAGGGCCGCGAGCTGCCGCTGCAGCTTGTAGGCGAGGACCAGCCGGTAGGCAGCAGTCGCGTGCTGCAGGTGACCCAGGCCGAGCAGGCCTTCACCTTCGTAAACCTGGCCGACAAGCCGCTGCCGTCGCTGCTGCGCGGCTTCAGTGCGCCGGTCAAGCTGAGCTTCCCCTACAGCCGCGATCAGCTGATGTTCCTTATGCAGCACGATTCGGATGGGTTTAATCGTTGGGAAGCCGGCCAACAGCTGGCCGTGCAGGTGCTGCAGGAGCTGATCGGCCAGCATCAGCGTGGCGAGGCACTGGTGCTGGATCAGCGCCTGGTCACGGCGCTGCGCAGCGTGCTGGAGAACGCCAGCCTGGATCAGGCCATGGTCGCCGAAATGCTCTCGCTGCCGGGCGAGGGCTACCTCACCGAAATCAGCGAAGTGGCCGATGTCGACGCCATCCACGCCGCCCGCGAATTCGCTCGTAGCGAGCTGGCTAGCGCACTGTTCGCGCCGCTATGGGCGCGCTACCAGGCCAACCGCGAGCTGTCGCGCAGCACCGCCTATGTCGCCGAGTCGACCCATTTCGCCCGGCGCAGCCTGCAGAACATCGCGTTGTCCTACCTGATGCTGACCGGCAAGGCCGAGGTGCTGGCGGCCTGCCTGGAGCAGTTCGAAGTCTGCGACAACATGACCGAGCGCCTTGCCGCCCTGGCCGTGCTGGTCAACTCGTCGTTCACCAGCGAGCGTGACGCGGCGCTGCAGAGTTTCGCCGAGCACTTCAAGGACAACGCCCTGGTCATGGATCAGTGGTTCAGCGTGCAAGCCGCCAGCACCTTGCCGGGTGGCCTGGCGCGGGTGCAGGCGCTGATGCAGCACCCGGCCTTCACCATGAAGAACCCGAACAAGGTGCGTGCGCTGATCGGCGCCTTCGCCGGGCAGAACCTGATCAACTTCCATGCGGCCGACGGCAGCGGTTATCGCTTCCTGGCCGACCAGGTGATCAGCCTGAATGCCTCGAACCCGCAGATCGCCTCGCGTCAGTTGGGCCCGCTGACGCGCTGGCGCAAGTACGACGCCTCGCGCCAGGCACTGATGAAGGCTGAACTGGAGCGCATCCTGGCCTCCGGCGAGCTGTCCAGCGATGTCTTCGAGGTGGTCAGCAAGAGCCTCGCCTGA